The following proteins come from a genomic window of Myroides odoratus DSM 2801:
- a CDS encoding helix-turn-helix domain-containing protein — MSKPSIEILNNYQYKKLFLPHLSDSYLKNDSKIQVYRLEDYLRGILMPVIPYRTTFNFLILLTKGEMTQYLDSGAYTLSKNEIINVKNGNITATLSISDDIQGYFVVYENDVITDISLGANDLKFFTMNPYVKLNEVNANWVGRTLDLLEEESVSEQRDVEICITLLETVLMKVIRVDMEKKTPMSRQLDITFRFREMVQKFHIDHKNVLFYANLLHISENYLNKCVKEATNKPPKQWINEISILHSQILLQDKSRDIAGIAFELKYNSPSYFTRLFKKVTGYSPSDYRRHKFIL, encoded by the coding sequence ATGTCGAAACCTTCTATTGAAATATTAAACAACTATCAATATAAAAAGTTGTTTTTGCCTCATTTGAGTGATAGTTATTTAAAAAACGATAGTAAAATACAAGTCTATCGTTTGGAAGACTATTTGCGAGGTATTTTAATGCCCGTCATTCCTTATCGTACGACATTTAATTTTTTAATCTTATTGACGAAAGGAGAGATGACACAATATTTAGATAGTGGGGCCTATACCTTATCCAAAAATGAGATTATCAATGTCAAAAATGGCAATATTACGGCGACCTTATCTATTTCAGATGATATTCAAGGGTACTTCGTTGTGTATGAGAATGATGTAATTACGGATATTTCATTAGGTGCGAACGACTTGAAGTTTTTTACCATGAATCCCTATGTCAAATTAAATGAAGTGAATGCCAATTGGGTAGGGAGGACGCTTGATTTGTTGGAGGAAGAAAGTGTTAGTGAACAACGCGATGTTGAGATTTGCATTACGTTATTGGAAACGGTTTTGATGAAGGTAATTCGCGTAGATATGGAAAAAAAAACACCGATGAGCCGACAGTTGGATATTACCTTTCGCTTCCGAGAAATGGTTCAAAAATTTCATATCGATCACAAGAATGTTTTATTCTATGCTAACTTACTTCATATTTCAGAAAATTATTTAAACAAATGTGTCAAAGAAGCTACAAATAAGCCGCCCAAGCAATGGATTAATGAGATTAGTATCTTACACAGTCAAATTTTATTACAGGATAAAAGTAGAGATATTGCAGGGATAGCCTTTGAATTAAAATACAATTCGCCTTCTTATTTTACCAGGTTATTTAAAAAGGTAACGGGATATTCTCCTAGTGATTATCGCCGACATAAATTTATATTATAA
- a CDS encoding DUF2200 domain-containing protein produces MKETEQHNLRMATLTFASVYPHYIAKVESKGRTIEELHQVIEWLTGFDPEKLTKLVNEKVSFEVFFERAQLNPKAEEIKGTICGYKIEDIQNPLTKKVRYLDKLIDELAKGKKMEKILR; encoded by the coding sequence ATGAAAGAAACAGAACAACATAATCTTCGTATGGCTACGCTGACATTTGCCTCTGTTTATCCCCATTATATTGCGAAAGTAGAAAGTAAAGGAAGAACCATCGAAGAGCTGCATCAAGTTATTGAATGGCTCACGGGTTTTGACCCAGAAAAGCTAACTAAATTGGTGAATGAAAAAGTTTCTTTTGAAGTCTTTTTCGAAAGAGCCCAATTAAACCCAAAAGCGGAAGAAATTAAAGGCACCATTTGTGGCTATAAAATTGAAGACATTCAAAATCCATTAACGAAAAAGGTTAGGTATCTTGATAAACTAATTGATGAACTAGCCAAAGGAAAGAAAATGGAAAAAATATTGAGATAA
- a CDS encoding DUF1801 domain-containing protein, with protein MKAVGSTVDEILLHIPTERAEAFKKLHQTIVAHLPSGFEAAISYGGLGYVVPHSLYPAGYHCKPIEPLPFAGLASQKNSINFYHMGIYSDPTLLNWFVTEYPKHSKQKLDMGKSCIRFKKMEEIPYQLIGELMQKMSVQQWVDLYESKLKK; from the coding sequence ATGAAAGCAGTAGGAAGTACAGTAGACGAAATTTTATTACATATACCAACAGAACGAGCGGAGGCTTTTAAGAAGTTACATCAGACGATCGTAGCTCATTTGCCTTCAGGTTTTGAAGCTGCAATTAGTTATGGAGGACTGGGTTATGTTGTTCCACACAGCCTTTATCCAGCAGGATATCACTGTAAACCCATTGAACCTTTGCCTTTTGCGGGACTAGCTTCTCAGAAGAATTCAATTAATTTTTATCATATGGGAATTTATTCTGATCCAACTTTATTAAATTGGTTTGTAACAGAATATCCCAAGCACAGCAAACAAAAATTGGATATGGGAAAAAGTTGTATCCGATTTAAGAAAATGGAAGAAATTCCCTACCAACTCATTGGAGAATTGATGCAAAAGATGAGCGTACAGCAGTGGGTTGATTTGTATGAGAGTAAACTGAAAAAGTAA
- a CDS encoding SRPBCC family protein, translated as MSNKVTLHRVFTASPAKVFKAFADADALVSWLPPYGFTAKLHHMEFKVGGTYEMSFTNFSTGTSHAFGGQYVEIIDHEVIKYTDRFNDPKLPGEMITTILLKEVLCGTEIIATQEGIPDAIPVEMCYLGWQESLEKLKKLVEPTIPDN; from the coding sequence ATGTCGAACAAAGTAACTTTACATCGTGTGTTTACGGCAAGCCCAGCTAAAGTCTTCAAGGCATTTGCTGATGCTGATGCACTTGTTTCGTGGTTACCTCCCTATGGATTTACAGCCAAACTTCACCACATGGAGTTTAAGGTAGGAGGGACGTACGAAATGTCTTTTACCAATTTTTCAACAGGAACGAGCCATGCTTTTGGCGGACAATATGTTGAAATTATTGACCATGAAGTAATCAAGTATACGGATCGCTTTAATGATCCGAAACTACCAGGAGAAATGATAACCACCATTCTTTTGAAAGAAGTTCTATGTGGTACGGAAATAATAGCTACACAAGAAGGGATTCCAGATGCTATTCCCGTTGAAATGTGTTATTTAGGCTGGCAGGAAAGCCTAGAAAAATTAAAGAAGTTAGTTGAACCTACAATTCCTGATAATTAA
- a CDS encoding VOC family protein encodes MATIHTYLNFDGNCEEAFNFYKSVFGGEFTYIGKLGEMPPQEGFTVSEADKNKIMHVSLPIGNTVLMGSDTGGDCAPTFLQGNNFSISINTESIEEADQLFTAISAGGQIIMPMDHMFWGAYFGMATDKFGVNWMVNFDTVPL; translated from the coding sequence ATGGCTACAATACACACTTATTTAAATTTTGACGGCAATTGTGAAGAAGCATTTAACTTTTATAAATCTGTTTTCGGTGGAGAATTCACCTACATCGGAAAACTAGGTGAAATGCCTCCGCAAGAAGGATTTACAGTTTCTGAAGCAGATAAAAATAAAATAATGCACGTTAGTTTACCTATTGGTAATACGGTGTTGATGGGTAGTGACACTGGAGGAGACTGTGCACCGACATTTTTACAAGGGAATAATTTTTCTATTTCGATTAATACAGAAAGTATAGAAGAAGCAGATCAATTGTTTACTGCTATTTCCGCAGGAGGGCAAATTATTATGCCGATGGATCACATGTTTTGGGGAGCTTATTTTGGTATGGCAACGGATAAATTTGGCGTGAATTGGATGGTTAATTTTGATACTGTTCCTTTATAA
- a CDS encoding Crp/Fnr family transcriptional regulator: MYTNIINNVGRSMKFTAEEKEIFTSLLKKETIPAKTKLLREGEICQFEGYVQKGCIRIFYVNENGFEVTISFAIEDWWVSDIASFHEQTPSVFFIETLEDTELYLLTPTTKEKLVQAIPKFERVFRMLVQRNLTTLQNRLINTISKKAADRYLEFISLYPTIPQRVAQYYIASYLGVTAEFVSTIRKRLLTE, from the coding sequence ATGTACACGAATATAATTAACAATGTAGGTCGATCTATGAAATTTACTGCTGAAGAAAAAGAAATCTTTACCAGTTTATTAAAAAAAGAAACTATTCCTGCCAAGACAAAGCTTTTACGTGAAGGTGAAATATGTCAGTTTGAAGGGTACGTACAAAAAGGGTGTATTCGCATTTTTTATGTGAATGAAAATGGGTTTGAAGTTACCATTTCCTTCGCGATAGAAGATTGGTGGGTAAGCGACATTGCTTCATTTCACGAACAAACGCCTTCGGTATTTTTTATTGAAACCCTAGAAGATACCGAGTTATATTTACTTACGCCTACAACAAAAGAAAAATTAGTACAAGCAATTCCAAAATTTGAACGTGTATTTAGAATGCTCGTTCAAAGAAACCTAACGACCTTACAAAATCGTTTAATTAATACAATTTCAAAAAAAGCAGCTGATCGATACCTCGAATTTATCTCGTTGTATCCTACCATTCCTCAACGAGTGGCACAATATTATATTGCCTCTTATCTGGGTGTAACGGCTGAATTTGTAAGTACAATTAGAAAGCGATTACTCACAGAATAA
- a CDS encoding amidohydrolase: MKKMYTVLVFSMITVFSLYAQKADIIISNGKITTLSDTKQEVEAIAIAGNRILDIGSTKDMLKLKGKNTKLIDAKGKRVIPGLFDSHLHVIRGGRFYNLELRWDGVTSVKTALGMLKEQAARTPKGQWIRVVGGWNEYQFEEKRLPTLEEINEATGDVPTFILYLYGKAWLNKAGIQALNITGDTPNPAEGLIQKDEQGNPTGLLVAEPNAFILYSTLAKLPNMTREEEVNSTLHYMTELNRLGVTAVMDAGGGFQNFPDDYTITDELNKQGKITVRLPYFLFAQNKGSELKDYTQWLGMVNIDEHAPNGHNDIDYYVGGAGENLVGDAGDFENFLFPRPILPNVMEDNLKSVISLLVQNRWPFRLHATYNESIERFLTVIEEVNKETPLDGLVWFFDHAETVSEESLQRIKALGGGIAIQHRMAYQGESFIKRYGKTPALASPPIKRILELDIPVGLGTDGTRVASYNPWIALYWITTGKTVGGNQVMAKSNAINRIDALRLVTHKGYELLKEEKKGKIEKGYYADVVILDQDYLTIPEQDIKNVTSELTIVDGKIVYGNNEFKTFAPALLPVIPTWSPVKYFGGYQHQ; the protein is encoded by the coding sequence ATGAAAAAAATGTATACTGTTTTAGTATTTAGTATGATTACGGTTTTTTCATTGTATGCGCAAAAAGCAGATATTATTATTTCAAATGGAAAGATTACGACTCTTAGTGATACAAAACAAGAAGTAGAAGCCATTGCCATTGCAGGTAATAGAATATTAGATATCGGTTCAACTAAAGATATGCTAAAGCTTAAAGGAAAAAACACAAAACTAATTGATGCCAAAGGAAAACGCGTCATACCAGGGCTGTTTGATAGTCATTTACATGTTATTCGCGGCGGTAGATTCTATAATCTAGAATTACGCTGGGATGGTGTTACCTCGGTAAAAACGGCTTTAGGAATGCTGAAAGAACAAGCCGCTCGTACGCCAAAAGGACAATGGATTCGAGTTGTTGGTGGTTGGAATGAATATCAATTTGAAGAAAAAAGATTACCAACCCTTGAGGAAATCAACGAAGCTACGGGTGATGTGCCAACTTTTATTTTATACCTATATGGAAAGGCTTGGTTAAATAAAGCGGGTATTCAAGCTTTAAACATTACGGGGGATACGCCAAACCCAGCAGAAGGTCTTATTCAAAAAGATGAACAAGGAAATCCTACAGGATTACTTGTTGCAGAACCGAATGCGTTTATCCTATACTCTACCCTAGCTAAACTTCCGAATATGACTCGCGAAGAAGAGGTGAATTCAACCCTGCACTATATGACAGAGTTAAATCGCCTAGGAGTTACTGCCGTTATGGATGCTGGGGGTGGTTTTCAAAACTTCCCTGATGATTATACAATTACGGATGAATTAAATAAACAGGGAAAAATTACGGTTAGACTACCTTATTTCTTATTTGCTCAAAATAAGGGATCAGAATTAAAAGATTATACTCAATGGTTGGGGATGGTTAATATTGATGAACACGCACCTAATGGCCATAATGATATTGATTATTATGTGGGAGGTGCTGGTGAAAATTTAGTGGGTGATGCTGGAGATTTTGAAAACTTTCTATTTCCACGCCCTATACTTCCAAATGTGATGGAAGATAATTTAAAATCAGTAATTAGCCTTTTGGTTCAAAATAGATGGCCTTTCCGCTTACATGCTACGTATAATGAAAGCATTGAGCGATTCTTAACTGTAATTGAAGAGGTAAATAAAGAGACCCCACTAGATGGACTTGTTTGGTTTTTTGACCATGCGGAGACTGTAAGTGAAGAAAGTCTGCAAAGAATTAAAGCATTGGGTGGTGGTATTGCGATTCAACACCGCATGGCCTACCAAGGAGAGAGTTTTATAAAGCGCTATGGTAAAACTCCTGCACTAGCCTCTCCTCCTATTAAGCGAATACTGGAATTAGATATTCCTGTTGGACTTGGAACTGATGGAACGCGTGTAGCATCATATAACCCATGGATTGCTTTATATTGGATAACAACAGGTAAAACAGTTGGAGGCAATCAAGTTATGGCTAAAAGCAATGCGATTAATCGTATAGATGCCTTGCGATTAGTTACACACAAAGGATATGAGTTACTAAAAGAAGAAAAGAAAGGGAAAATTGAAAAAGGATATTATGCAGATGTCGTGATATTAGATCAGGATTACCTGACTATACCGGAGCAGGATATTAAAAATGTTACAAGTGAACTAACTATAGTAGATGGAAAAATCGTGTATGGAAATAACGAATTTAAAACATTTGCTCCTGCTCTACTGCCTGTAATTCCTACTTGGAGCCCTGTAAAATATTTTGGTGGATATCAACATCAATAG
- a CDS encoding hydrolase, with protein sequence MKKVFLTFVLGLVTVTAFGQKPSPELLSPTNHSLVLIDHEGQMAFATQSISMNELRQNTAIVAGASKIFNVPTVITTVAEKSFSGPVFPEVMEFYPQATSNYVDRTSMNTWEDVNAYKAITGKGKKKVVMAGLWTSVCIVGPALSALNDGYDVYVISDASGDITQEAHDQAMTRMIQAGAKPMTSIQYLLELQRDWARQETYQAVNDLIVKYGGSYGIGIQYSREMLTH encoded by the coding sequence ATGAAAAAAGTATTTTTAACGTTCGTTTTAGGTTTAGTAACAGTAACAGCATTTGGACAAAAACCGAGTCCAGAATTATTGAGTCCAACCAATCACTCTTTAGTATTGATTGACCATGAAGGACAAATGGCTTTTGCGACGCAAAGTATTTCTATGAATGAATTAAGACAAAACACAGCTATTGTAGCGGGAGCATCAAAAATATTCAATGTACCAACAGTAATTACTACAGTAGCAGAGAAATCATTTAGTGGACCTGTTTTCCCAGAAGTGATGGAATTTTATCCTCAAGCTACTTCAAACTATGTGGATCGAACTAGTATGAATACCTGGGAAGATGTAAATGCGTATAAAGCAATTACGGGAAAAGGGAAAAAGAAAGTCGTTATGGCAGGATTGTGGACCAGTGTATGTATTGTTGGTCCAGCGTTATCTGCTTTAAATGATGGATATGATGTTTATGTAATTAGTGATGCATCTGGAGATATTACACAAGAAGCACATGATCAAGCGATGACTAGAATGATTCAAGCCGGTGCAAAACCAATGACTTCAATTCAATATTTATTGGAGTTACAACGAGATTGGGCACGTCAGGAAACCTATCAAGCAGTGAACGATTTGATTGTGAAGTATGGAGGATCTTATGGTATAGGTATCCAATATTCTAGAGAAATGTTGACACATTAA
- a CDS encoding YceI family protein yields MTKSIWTIDPTHSEIGFKVKHMMFTNVSGKFTNIQAVIENENDNFETSKISFTAEVNSIDTHNEDRDKHLRSADFFDVENYPNLSFTSTKVEKNKKGNYTIYGDLTIKDNTQSIALDTAYSGLMKDPWGNTKAGISLTGKINRKEFGLTWNSALETGGVLVGEDIQLISEIQLMRKE; encoded by the coding sequence ATGACAAAATCAATTTGGACAATTGATCCAACACATTCAGAAATCGGATTTAAAGTAAAACACATGATGTTTACTAATGTATCTGGAAAATTTACCAATATACAGGCCGTGATAGAAAATGAAAATGACAATTTTGAAACATCTAAAATTTCCTTTACAGCAGAAGTTAACTCTATTGATACCCATAATGAAGATAGAGATAAACATTTAAGAAGTGCTGATTTTTTCGATGTTGAAAACTATCCAAACCTTTCTTTTACATCAACAAAGGTTGAGAAAAATAAAAAGGGCAACTATACGATATATGGGGATTTAACCATTAAAGATAACACGCAAAGTATTGCACTAGACACTGCATATAGCGGATTGATGAAAGATCCTTGGGGGAATACGAAAGCAGGTATTTCACTTACTGGAAAAATTAATCGAAAAGAGTTTGGGTTAACCTGGAACTCAGCGCTAGAAACAGGTGGCGTATTAGTGGGGGAAGATATCCAATTGATATCGGAGATACAATTAATGAGAAAAGAATAA
- a CDS encoding pirin family protein yields the protein MGRRNFLKKGLLGTGMFAATAALGNILKNEIEELEPLAVLGFNSIPNTASKSKDNSVFHPASSRGLVNHGWLISHHTFSFANYFNPERMHFGVLRVLNDDQVAAGKGFGIHPHDNMEIISIPLQGDLKHEDSMGNTSIIKEGDIQVMSAGTGIMHSEYNKNQDREVQFLQIWVYPNKRNVSPRYDSITLDKTKRKNRFQQILSPNPEDEGVWIHQEAWFHLGQFDDQMQVNYTIRKPGNGVYIFLIKGSARIEDQIIEARDGLGIWDITDLTMEVTSPETEILVLDVPMTLA from the coding sequence ATGGGACGAAGAAATTTTTTGAAAAAAGGTTTATTAGGGACGGGAATGTTCGCCGCTACGGCAGCTCTAGGAAATATACTGAAAAATGAAATTGAAGAACTCGAACCTTTAGCAGTTTTAGGTTTTAATTCTATACCTAATACCGCGTCTAAGAGTAAAGACAATTCTGTTTTTCATCCCGCGAGTTCAAGAGGATTGGTCAATCACGGGTGGCTAATTAGTCATCATACCTTTAGTTTTGCAAACTATTTCAATCCTGAACGCATGCACTTTGGAGTACTTCGAGTATTAAATGATGATCAAGTAGCAGCAGGTAAAGGATTTGGTATACATCCACATGATAATATGGAAATTATTAGTATCCCTTTACAAGGCGATTTAAAACATGAGGATAGTATGGGAAACACTTCTATTATAAAAGAAGGAGATATTCAAGTAATGAGTGCTGGAACGGGTATTATGCATAGTGAATACAATAAAAACCAAGATCGTGAGGTCCAATTTTTACAGATTTGGGTCTATCCAAACAAGCGCAATGTATCCCCTAGATATGACTCAATAACCTTAGATAAGACAAAACGAAAGAATAGGTTTCAACAAATACTTTCGCCAAATCCCGAGGATGAAGGGGTATGGATTCACCAAGAGGCTTGGTTTCATCTCGGCCAATTTGACGATCAAATGCAGGTGAATTACACCATAAGAAAACCGGGAAATGGAGTCTACATCTTCCTGATAAAAGGAAGTGCAAGAATAGAAGATCAAATCATAGAGGCGCGAGATGGATTGGGAATCTGGGATATTACCGATTTAACTATGGAAGTAACGTCGCCAGAAACAGAAATTTTAGTTCTGGATGTTCCCATGACACTCGCTTAA